The proteins below come from a single Nostoc sp. KVJ3 genomic window:
- a CDS encoding M4 family metallopeptidase, producing MARNKKKSAGFNYEHLLDSRCPVCCIVPPHMLKNVVVNGNPQQRTWAFHTLNISAQFLGRRNVVGNVSFAPSPGEKRRTIYDAKYGQQLPGTLVRGEGDPPSSDAAVNEAYDAAGATYDLFHEIFDRNSVDDKGLRLDSTVHYGVKYDNAFWNGDQMVYGDGDGELFQRFTTSIDVIGHELTHGITQYEAGLQYYGEPGALNESFSDVFGSLVKQKIKNQTAQEADWLIGQGLLVPTVKGTALRSMKAPGTAYDDPVLGKDPQPGHVKDKYTGTDDNGGVHINSGIPNHAFYLAAVAIGGYAWEKAGKIWYITLRDRLNAQADFKKAANVTIQVAGELYGNGSDEQKAVQNAWQKVGVI from the coding sequence ATGGCTCGAAATAAAAAGAAATCAGCCGGATTCAACTATGAACATCTACTTGACTCTAGATGCCCAGTTTGTTGTATCGTCCCACCTCACATGCTTAAAAATGTCGTGGTGAATGGCAATCCCCAGCAGCGTACTTGGGCTTTTCATACATTAAATATTTCAGCACAATTTCTAGGACGGAGAAATGTCGTAGGTAATGTCTCATTTGCACCTTCTCCGGGTGAGAAGCGCCGTACCATCTACGATGCAAAATATGGACAGCAACTTCCGGGTACATTGGTGCGCGGTGAGGGAGATCCACCAAGCAGTGATGCAGCAGTGAATGAAGCCTACGATGCTGCTGGTGCTACTTATGACTTATTTCATGAGATATTCGATCGCAATTCCGTTGATGACAAAGGACTACGTTTAGACTCCACCGTGCATTATGGCGTTAAATATGACAATGCCTTTTGGAACGGCGACCAAATGGTTTATGGTGATGGCGACGGAGAACTGTTTCAACGCTTCACGACATCAATTGATGTGATTGGACATGAGTTAACTCATGGTATAACCCAGTATGAAGCAGGTTTACAGTACTATGGTGAACCGGGGGCACTGAATGAATCCTTTTCTGATGTCTTCGGTTCTCTGGTGAAACAGAAGATCAAAAATCAGACTGCACAAGAGGCAGATTGGCTGATTGGGCAAGGTCTTTTAGTACCGACTGTCAAAGGTACTGCGCTGCGCTCCATGAAAGCACCGGGAACAGCTTATGACGATCCAGTATTGGGTAAAGATCCTCAACCAGGCCATGTCAAGGATAAATATACAGGTACTGATGATAACGGTGGGGTGCATATCAACTCAGGAATTCCTAACCATGCGTTTTATTTAGCGGCTGTTGCGATTGGTGGCTATGCTTGGGAAAAAGCTGGCAAAATATGGTATATAACTTTACGCGATCGCTTAAATGCTCAAGCAGATTTTAAAAAAGCTGCAAACGTCACCATTCAAGTTGCTGGCGAACTCTATGGTAATGGTAGTGATGAGCAAAAAGCTGTGCAGAATGCTTGGCAAAAGGTAGGAGTTATTTAG
- a CDS encoding tetratricopeptide repeat protein, which translates to MAKHQSKQSSQQQVSSTETKVAENSFQMQLQELLKQKKYRQALEEIKKNQRSHPDIEFTPKESEIWLLRGQQEFQKQDFKQAEKSFVRALEFGLVGEVHYWQARCLLELKQLDAALNLLRNAFEAGTLSKEYSICYLKLLLLKGDTARVEQLINEQSKRFSAAQLHWVRGVLALKNGQPETALTSFQKIKRAITDGDLPIAWIVYTQQVSGNWDAAANILGLKSSGLMLYGKPKYLEHPILERLAIFQHGKTGQQLLQSRNLQKTGDKITQEALTALQMLQLIDQGDRHEAAHLLLKIERRSTRFPELESLRPLLFTLAGQQALNEGQLNCAELFWQLLLTEQPFNPQLAINLLEVLDANDSDEERPRLLTRLLKWLDQEAKQKPQEWPSQRLKPTLAHLHCWMADAYMAIDRERAALGALQQAERIYPTSPELLGRKGLFAAMEENYSEAIALLTQALESGCRYDPVYSILMRCYEEVGDKQARNETRRKFGKHFGDLSIETEVERLPWVDALSTLSYPFFSRLVQTGDKKDPAILACQIFVNAVQSPPNSGGRVSLHQKAAVEAWDTLLQKLPGEEQISVLQAIALSIHLFAKREKGIAALTNQYVQKLFNLSTEHLEARVAHLVVLAVKEGSPQKLEVPLRTYLDTMPQPGNALANIQLQVRRFGQIATLIPALEEALGREPQNPLLLLARATTYHVDRPNYEQLKQQGFELARRLQDAKALQAFREEQAFLSAQETTSIMPDPEKFDNLDMSNIDELLERMLQKLFGSKMPKAEFERMLPELKQMMLNSMPDFSDEDDEDEEEADLDLIFRNLSSKKRKGRRKGGF; encoded by the coding sequence GTGGCTAAACATCAGTCCAAACAAAGCTCACAACAACAAGTCTCTAGCACAGAGACAAAAGTTGCTGAAAACTCTTTCCAGATGCAACTGCAAGAATTGCTGAAACAGAAAAAATATCGGCAAGCATTGGAAGAAATCAAAAAAAATCAGCGATCGCACCCCGATATTGAATTTACTCCCAAAGAATCAGAGATTTGGTTGCTACGGGGTCAGCAAGAATTCCAAAAACAAGATTTTAAACAGGCAGAAAAATCCTTTGTCCGCGCTCTAGAATTTGGTTTAGTTGGAGAAGTTCACTACTGGCAAGCGAGATGTTTGCTGGAGTTGAAGCAACTAGATGCGGCGCTGAATTTGCTCAGAAATGCTTTTGAGGCAGGGACTCTATCGAAAGAGTACAGCATCTGTTACCTAAAACTCTTGTTACTTAAAGGGGACACCGCCAGAGTTGAGCAGTTAATTAACGAACAATCCAAGCGCTTTAGCGCTGCTCAACTCCACTGGGTACGAGGTGTTTTGGCGCTCAAAAATGGGCAGCCAGAAACAGCTTTGACATCTTTTCAGAAAATTAAGCGAGCCATCACCGATGGAGACTTGCCAATAGCTTGGATTGTCTACACTCAACAAGTTAGCGGGAATTGGGATGCTGCCGCTAATATTTTGGGATTGAAATCATCAGGTTTGATGCTCTATGGCAAACCAAAGTATTTGGAGCATCCAATTTTAGAACGATTGGCAATTTTCCAACATGGAAAAACGGGACAACAACTTTTACAATCTAGAAATCTGCAAAAAACAGGAGATAAAATTACCCAAGAGGCATTAACAGCGTTGCAAATGCTGCAACTGATTGACCAAGGCGATCGCCATGAAGCCGCACATCTGCTGTTGAAGATCGAGCGGCGTTCCACACGTTTCCCCGAACTAGAAAGTCTGCGTCCACTGCTGTTTACCCTAGCCGGACAACAAGCACTGAATGAAGGACAACTAAACTGTGCTGAACTATTTTGGCAGCTTTTGTTGACAGAGCAGCCCTTTAATCCCCAGTTGGCAATCAATCTTTTAGAAGTTTTGGATGCTAATGATTCCGATGAAGAACGCCCACGTCTGTTAACCCGTTTGTTGAAGTGGTTAGACCAGGAAGCAAAACAAAAACCTCAAGAATGGCCTTCACAACGATTGAAACCGACCTTAGCGCATCTCCACTGCTGGATGGCGGATGCTTACATGGCAATAGATCGCGAGCGCGCCGCTTTAGGAGCTTTGCAACAAGCAGAACGTATCTATCCGACATCACCAGAATTACTGGGGCGCAAGGGACTATTTGCGGCAATGGAGGAAAATTATTCTGAAGCGATCGCACTACTTACCCAAGCCCTAGAAAGTGGATGTCGGTATGACCCGGTTTACAGTATTTTGATGAGATGCTACGAGGAAGTAGGTGATAAACAAGCACGCAATGAAACTCGGCGCAAATTTGGCAAGCACTTTGGCGACCTGAGTATTGAAACGGAAGTAGAAAGATTGCCTTGGGTAGATGCTTTATCTACCTTAAGCTATCCCTTCTTTAGCCGTCTGGTGCAGACAGGAGATAAAAAAGATCCTGCCATACTTGCTTGTCAGATATTCGTGAATGCAGTCCAAAGTCCGCCTAATTCCGGCGGTCGAGTTTCATTACACCAAAAAGCAGCAGTGGAAGCCTGGGACACTCTCCTACAAAAATTACCTGGTGAAGAACAAATTTCTGTATTACAGGCGATCGCTCTTTCTATCCACCTCTTCGCCAAACGTGAAAAAGGCATCGCCGCTTTAACAAATCAGTATGTTCAAAAGTTATTCAACCTATCAACAGAACACCTAGAAGCGCGAGTTGCTCATCTTGTTGTCTTAGCTGTCAAAGAAGGTAGTCCCCAAAAACTAGAGGTTCCTCTACGTACCTACCTCGACACCATGCCCCAGCCAGGAAATGCTCTGGCAAATATTCAACTTCAGGTGCGCCGTTTTGGTCAGATTGCAACCCTTATACCTGCACTAGAAGAAGCACTAGGTCGGGAACCTCAAAATCCTTTATTGCTATTAGCTAGAGCCACTACCTACCACGTCGATCGCCCAAACTATGAACAATTAAAGCAACAGGGATTTGAATTAGCCCGCCGCTTACAAGATGCCAAAGCATTACAAGCATTTCGAGAAGAACAGGCTTTTCTCTCCGCTCAAGAAACGACCAGCATAATGCCAGATCCAGAGAAATTTGACAATCTGGATATGTCAAATATTGATGAGTTATTAGAAAGAATGCTTCAAAAGTTATTTGGCAGTAAAATGCCCAAAGCAGAATTTGAACGGATGCTTCCAGAACTCAAGCAAATGATGTTAAACAGTATGCCTGACTTCTCAGATGAAGATGATGAAGATGAAGAGGAAGCAGACCTAGACTTGATATTTAGAAACTTATCGTCCAAAAAACGAAAGGGTAGAAGAAAAGGAGGTTTTTAA
- a CDS encoding protealysin inhibitor emfourin produces the protein MRVSFERTGGFAGISKKTIVDTDTLPPHEAATLPRLVEVADLFRLPELITSPNPQSDRFQYKLTVEDNGKQHTVTVSESALPGTLRPLIEWLQTVAQKR, from the coding sequence ATGCGAGTATCATTTGAACGTACAGGCGGCTTTGCTGGAATCAGCAAGAAGACAATCGTTGATACAGACACTCTCCCGCCTCATGAAGCTGCGACACTTCCCCGACTGGTGGAAGTTGCAGATTTATTTCGGCTACCTGAACTAATTACTTCGCCAAATCCTCAGAGCGATCGCTTTCAGTATAAGTTAACAGTGGAAGATAACGGCAAGCAGCATACGGTGACTGTCAGTGAGTCAGCATTGCCAGGAACCTTAAGACCCCTAATTGAATGGTTACAAACTGTAGCACAGAAAAGGTAA
- a CDS encoding J domain-containing protein, which yields MADHYERLGILSGATSAQIKAAYHAKLREFPAHTYPEEFKAIRVAYEALRKGETGQDEDFLKFRPLEAELNPEILKQVREKGLAQLEVSLDDLIRATF from the coding sequence ATGGCTGACCACTACGAACGCTTAGGAATTTTATCAGGAGCAACAAGCGCCCAAATTAAAGCGGCGTATCATGCCAAGCTACGTGAATTCCCGGCTCATACTTATCCAGAAGAGTTTAAGGCAATTCGAGTCGCTTACGAGGCACTTCGTAAAGGAGAGACAGGTCAAGATGAGGATTTCTTGAAATTCCGTCCCCTAGAAGCAGAACTGAATCCAGAGATATTAAAACAGGTGCGAGAAAAAGGTCTCGCTCAACTAGAAGTTAGCTTAGATGATTTAATTCGTGCCACATTTTAA
- a CDS encoding alpha/beta fold hydrolase, producing the protein MNKPIKRAFLDTEDGQILYRIGGEGEPLFLLHQNFRSSDEFRELIPIFAQKRLIIAMDFLGLGDSDKPPRMYSIEDYAKTVILLLDELGIKTTSILGNHTGACVAAEVAAAYPERVAKIILCNIDNFSEDGKAALSNKFENLKIQADGSHLMQRWSARANYIGSAELNHRWVLDDLKGFGYPWYAPLAVIDYCQRMEARFSLIKSPTLILSGIEDVKQLERLGFANADNREFILTAIPHAKMIDIEGGTICMMNQIPEEISKVVIDFLE; encoded by the coding sequence ATGAACAAACCAATCAAACGAGCTTTTTTAGACACAGAAGATGGACAAATTCTTTATCGTATTGGTGGCGAAGGAGAACCACTTTTTTTACTTCATCAAAACTTCAGAAGTAGTGACGAATTTCGTGAGTTGATACCAATCTTTGCTCAAAAAAGACTAATTATCGCTATGGATTTTTTAGGATTAGGAGATTCAGATAAACCACCCCGAATGTATTCAATTGAAGATTACGCAAAAACTGTTATTTTACTGCTAGATGAATTAGGAATAAAAACCACAAGTATTCTTGGGAACCATACAGGTGCTTGTGTAGCAGCAGAAGTTGCAGCAGCTTATCCTGAGAGAGTCGCAAAAATTATATTATGCAACATCGATAACTTTAGCGAAGACGGAAAGGCAGCTTTATCCAATAAATTTGAAAATCTCAAGATCCAAGCAGACGGTTCCCATCTTATGCAAAGATGGTCAGCCAGAGCAAACTATATAGGTTCTGCTGAGTTAAATCATCGTTGGGTTTTGGACGATTTAAAAGGTTTTGGCTATCCTTGGTATGCACCTTTAGCTGTCATAGACTACTGCCAAAGAATGGAAGCAAGATTTAGTTTAATCAAGTCTCCGACTCTAATATTGTCTGGTATAGAAGACGTAAAACAATTAGAAAGGCTAGGTTTTGCTAACGCAGACAATAGAGAGTTTATTTTAACCGCAATTCCTCATGCAAAGATGATTGATATTGAAGGCGGAACAATATGTATGATGAATCAAATACCTGAAGAAATATCAAAGGTGGTAATTGATTTTCTAGAATAA
- a CDS encoding DUF4437 domain-containing protein, which produces MPRKHIEFIQSADVPQKSWVVDGLLGGAKTQILSFDTENGSSTEIVEWTQHWKSDSGYFNCDMEIFVLSGQMQIGHLHLGQYTYGFIPEGVCMEAWSTQENTTALWMPSAEPIFIKSLTDAPGAKRQDYIPSLNSYLIPWSQTLTPGFPPGAMRKTLRADSNIKRSTWLIGLLPQFAETFGEYHPMTEEGFVLQGSMKTQVGLLTPGCYFSRPPLITHAPAYTETGFFALIRGGYPHLSYHAWEPPLETYYPSGWNK; this is translated from the coding sequence ATGCCCAGAAAACACATTGAGTTTATTCAATCAGCAGATGTCCCCCAGAAATCTTGGGTTGTTGATGGTCTTTTGGGAGGTGCTAAAACACAGATTCTGAGTTTCGATACCGAAAACGGTTCTTCTACAGAAATTGTTGAGTGGACGCAACACTGGAAAAGCGATTCTGGTTATTTCAATTGTGATATGGAAATTTTTGTTCTTAGTGGACAAATGCAAATTGGACACCTGCATCTTGGACAATACACTTACGGCTTTATTCCTGAAGGTGTCTGCATGGAAGCTTGGAGTACTCAAGAAAATACTACAGCCCTATGGATGCCAAGCGCTGAACCCATTTTTATAAAATCGCTAACTGATGCACCAGGAGCAAAAAGACAAGATTATATACCTTCTTTAAATTCCTATCTAATTCCTTGGTCTCAAACTCTCACTCCAGGTTTTCCTCCAGGAGCAATGAGAAAAACCCTGCGTGCCGATAGTAACATTAAAAGAAGCACTTGGCTGATTGGATTATTACCACAGTTTGCTGAAACTTTTGGAGAGTATCATCCTATGACGGAAGAGGGATTTGTCCTCCAGGGAAGCATGAAAACACAGGTAGGTCTCTTGACTCCAGGTTGCTATTTTTCGCGTCCACCACTTATTACACACGCCCCAGCATACACTGAAACTGGATTCTTTGCTCTTATTCGTGGTGGCTATCCTCATCTTTCGTACCATGCCTGGGAACCACCATTAGAAACGTACTATCCTTCGGGTTGGAATAAATAG
- a CDS encoding alkaline phosphatase family protein has protein sequence MSKYLKFYGINKTFQWLWQTLRHKLIMRLSIVVLVTFFFSLTVHSIVAGTVSSPPRPKVILISLDGATPDFVERYLKKGVLSPKQGLGLLKSHGVYAERNITCSASLTAACHIAIGTGSTAARNDINSNTFHLVASPFTSNISGFGAPIGGYSTIGPAPSIQPTAEPLWIGLQRNGKKVVAATFPGADGVDVQVPGLANSPIVDPASRRTVAYTVPFGVFGGVGASGFSLTAANFSPASSQIVSQINNAGRVSYSPIQQAALSDRFTVGGVSYDIQVAALDTTNDRHSNYDTLVFFDAQIGIPAGPFSLPATGPAYIRACDRRSSLFYFEGSSNQAGTAFYVSNLAPDLSTVRIARYSANALPRNPAVQTSVDDILSNVGFWAPRLIFGFQNASAPDLHLSPTLN, from the coding sequence ATGAGCAAATATTTAAAATTTTATGGAATAAACAAAACATTTCAGTGGCTATGGCAGACCTTGAGACATAAGTTAATCATGCGCCTATCCATTGTGGTGCTAGTGACTTTTTTCTTCAGCTTAACTGTACATTCCATAGTGGCTGGAACAGTATCAAGCCCACCCCGCCCCAAAGTGATTTTGATTTCCCTGGATGGCGCAACACCAGATTTTGTAGAACGGTATCTGAAAAAAGGTGTGCTGAGTCCAAAACAGGGATTGGGACTGCTGAAGAGCCACGGAGTGTACGCAGAGCGAAACATAACCTGTAGTGCATCTCTGACAGCCGCTTGTCATATAGCAATTGGCACAGGTTCAACTGCTGCTCGCAATGACATTAACTCTAATACATTCCACTTGGTTGCTAGTCCATTTACTTCTAATATCAGTGGTTTTGGCGCTCCCATTGGTGGTTATTCAACCATTGGCCCGGCTCCTAGTATCCAACCTACTGCTGAACCATTGTGGATTGGACTCCAACGCAATGGTAAGAAAGTGGTTGCGGCTACCTTTCCCGGCGCAGATGGAGTTGATGTGCAAGTACCAGGTTTAGCTAATAGCCCAATTGTTGATCCTGCAAGCAGAAGAACTGTAGCTTACACAGTTCCCTTTGGTGTTTTTGGTGGGGTAGGTGCAAGTGGTTTTAGTTTAACCGCCGCTAACTTTAGTCCAGCTTCTAGCCAAATAGTTAGTCAAATTAATAATGCGGGAAGAGTTTCCTACAGCCCGATCCAGCAAGCTGCTTTAAGCGATCGCTTTACTGTTGGTGGTGTTAGCTATGATATCCAAGTTGCAGCACTGGATACAACCAACGATCGCCACAGCAACTATGATACCCTAGTCTTTTTCGATGCTCAAATCGGCATCCCAGCCGGGCCTTTCAGTTTACCAGCAACTGGCCCTGCATATATCAGAGCGTGCGATCGGCGCTCTAGTTTATTTTATTTCGAGGGTAGTTCCAATCAGGCAGGAACAGCATTTTACGTCAGCAATCTTGCCCCTGACCTCAGTACTGTTCGCATTGCCCGTTATTCTGCCAATGCCCTTCCTCGAAATCCGGCAGTACAAACTAGTGTTGATGACATCCTGAGCAACGTTGGCTTTTGGGCCCCCAGGCTGATTTTCGGATTCCAGAACGCCTCAGCCCCGGATTTACATCTTTCCCCGACACTGAACTAG
- the hisC gene encoding histidinol-phosphate transaminase, translated as MSNYFRSNVNAMASYVPGEQPQRGTQIIKLNSNENPYPPSPAALAVLHNIDGEWLRRYPEPFGGEFRQAASEVLGVPSDWIVVGNGSDELLSVIIRACAEPGKKVVYPMPTYVLYRTLTEMQAAEIVEIPYSDDYSLPLEELVAVDGSVTFIASPNSPSGHLVTTNDLRKLASQLSGVLVIDEAYVDFTEENALALVKEYENVIVIRTLSKGYSLAGLRLGFGVANPKLLQGLFKVKDSYNIDAIACAIGTAAITDQTYKNACVAKIKASRNQLATDLKQLDFHIWDSQANFLLAQPPQRNAEYLYQKLKERGILIRYFKQPGLDDKLRITVGTDEQNQALVEALIYLLRSGD; from the coding sequence ATGAGTAACTACTTTCGCTCCAATGTTAATGCAATGGCTAGCTATGTCCCCGGTGAGCAGCCTCAACGCGGTACACAGATTATTAAACTCAATAGTAACGAGAACCCTTATCCCCCTTCCCCTGCGGCATTAGCTGTGCTACATAATATTGACGGAGAATGGTTGCGGCGCTATCCAGAACCATTTGGGGGAGAGTTCCGGCAAGCTGCAAGTGAGGTTTTAGGAGTTCCTAGTGATTGGATCGTTGTCGGAAATGGCAGCGATGAATTGTTGAGCGTAATCATTCGAGCCTGTGCTGAACCTGGGAAGAAGGTAGTTTATCCGATGCCGACTTACGTGCTGTATCGTACATTAACAGAAATGCAAGCCGCGGAAATTGTTGAGATTCCCTACAGCGATGACTACAGTTTACCTTTGGAAGAATTAGTTGCTGTTGATGGTTCTGTCACATTTATTGCGTCGCCTAATAGTCCATCAGGGCATCTGGTAACAACAAACGATCTGCGAAAATTAGCCAGTCAGTTATCTGGAGTTTTGGTAATTGACGAAGCTTATGTAGATTTTACCGAAGAGAATGCATTGGCTTTGGTTAAGGAATACGAAAACGTAATTGTAATTCGGACTCTATCTAAAGGGTATTCGCTGGCTGGATTGCGTCTAGGATTTGGGGTGGCGAATCCCAAACTGTTGCAGGGATTGTTTAAGGTGAAGGATAGCTATAACATTGATGCGATCGCTTGTGCAATTGGCACGGCTGCTATTACTGACCAAACTTATAAAAATGCTTGTGTGGCAAAGATTAAAGCATCGCGAAATCAGCTAGCAACAGACTTAAAACAATTAGATTTTCATATTTGGGATTCTCAAGCTAACTTTTTGCTGGCACAGCCTCCACAAAGAAACGCGGAATATCTCTATCAAAAACTGAAGGAACGGGGAATTTTAATCCGCTACTTCAAGCAACCTGGACTAGATGATAAATTACGGATTACTGTTGGCACTGATGAACAAAATCAAGCTTTAGTGGAGGCGCTGATTTATTTGTTGAGGAGTGGGGATTAG
- a CDS encoding alkaline phosphatase family protein, translating to MGPQADFRIPERLSPGFTSFPDTELEAIYEDQVQLFVDYQTRLALRAINQNPNADLVMVYIEQPDGSEHQFLLTDSRQPSDPTNPLSIGSGQAQAKVARYRSYVQTAYRAANNAVQRIINAVGTNRQGRPNSNILVVSDHGFSAFHTAVNLNNYLKSRGFDLTKVRAVTSGPAANIYINLQGREPNGVVTRAEYATLQRQIITALQELADSNPNYVRGRRQAIIDKIYPRPLPADLNDPKFGLGTSEFVGQDTGDVFAIMKEGYNFDGTQNPVVTRLGDTDNSVFSLPNFYGAHGYDPKIPNLSAIFYAAGPDINRRGNIGTIRNIDIAPTINSLLGVPSASTVQGQALNLRNFHWYER from the coding sequence TTGGGCCCCCAGGCTGATTTTCGGATTCCAGAACGCCTCAGCCCCGGATTTACATCTTTCCCCGACACTGAACTAGAGGCCATTTACGAAGACCAAGTTCAACTATTTGTAGACTATCAAACCAGACTGGCATTGAGAGCAATCAACCAAAATCCCAATGCAGATTTAGTTATGGTTTACATCGAGCAACCAGATGGCTCGGAACACCAGTTTCTTTTAACTGATTCCCGTCAGCCTAGTGACCCCACAAATCCATTGTCCATTGGCTCAGGACAAGCTCAAGCCAAAGTCGCTCGATATAGAAGCTATGTACAGACTGCTTATCGGGCTGCTAACAATGCTGTACAACGTATTATTAACGCAGTGGGTACAAATCGCCAAGGTAGACCCAATAGCAACATTCTAGTAGTTTCAGATCACGGTTTTTCTGCCTTCCACACAGCAGTCAACCTCAACAACTACCTGAAAAGTAGAGGTTTTGACTTAACTAAAGTCCGAGCCGTAACATCAGGGCCAGCAGCTAATATTTATATCAATCTTCAAGGGCGTGAACCCAACGGTGTTGTCACTCGCGCTGAATATGCAACTCTGCAACGACAAATCATCACTGCTTTGCAGGAATTAGCTGATTCCAATCCTAACTACGTCCGGGGAAGACGACAAGCAATTATTGATAAGATATACCCTCGTCCGTTGCCAGCTGATTTGAACGATCCAAAATTTGGATTGGGTACAAGCGAATTTGTTGGTCAAGATACTGGTGATGTCTTTGCAATTATGAAGGAGGGATATAACTTTGACGGGACGCAAAATCCAGTTGTAACTCGTTTAGGAGACACCGATAACTCCGTTTTTTCCCTGCCCAATTTCTATGGAGCGCATGGCTACGATCCTAAAATACCTAATCTCAGTGCCATTTTCTATGCCGCAGGCCCCGACATCAATCGTCGTGGTAATATCGGTACAATTCGCAATATTGATATAGCCCCAACTATCAACAGCTTACTAGGTGTTCCCTCTGCCTCAACGGTTCAGGGACAAGCCCTCAATCTCAGAAACTTTCACTGGTACGAGCGGTAA
- a CDS encoding nucleotide exchange factor GrpE: MTNDKEALFAKFLDYLHSEQLPPEYLGEEPSSVNSFDPYQMVAEWTALRHEVKQQGKLLRSTQDALVQALEVTRADKKQLQIRLEESQKQAWGQFEQQQEKLLKDLLGIVDALDRACIYWQQELEVLSITSNSKSATQKSLWEKIVQWFTGKESQLTLSEKSPSSESLSEILTSNQQGVELIRRSLLEVLRQRRVVPIAALGKPFDSQTMYAVGRESKADVTANTVTQEVVRGYLWGDRVLREAQVIVATYETGDSED, from the coding sequence ATGACTAATGACAAAGAAGCTTTATTTGCCAAATTTCTAGATTATTTGCACTCAGAACAACTACCCCCTGAATATTTGGGTGAAGAACCATCATCGGTGAATTCCTTTGATCCCTATCAAATGGTGGCAGAATGGACTGCTCTACGCCATGAAGTTAAGCAACAGGGTAAATTATTGCGTTCTACACAAGATGCTTTGGTGCAAGCATTGGAAGTAACTCGTGCAGATAAAAAACAGCTGCAAATACGTCTGGAAGAAAGTCAAAAACAGGCATGGGGACAATTTGAGCAGCAGCAGGAGAAACTACTAAAAGATTTACTGGGTATTGTGGATGCTTTAGATCGGGCTTGTATTTATTGGCAACAAGAACTAGAAGTATTATCTATTACTTCAAACTCAAAATCAGCAACACAAAAAAGCTTGTGGGAGAAAATAGTACAGTGGTTTACTGGCAAAGAATCTCAGTTAACACTGTCTGAAAAATCACCATCATCAGAATCTCTTAGCGAAATTTTAACTAGCAATCAGCAGGGAGTGGAGTTAATTAGGCGATCGCTTTTAGAAGTACTACGACAAAGACGTGTTGTTCCTATTGCCGCCTTGGGAAAACCCTTTGACTCCCAGACGATGTATGCTGTAGGACGTGAATCAAAAGCAGATGTTACAGCCAATACTGTGACTCAGGAAGTAGTTCGGGGTTATTTATGGGGCGATCGCGTTCTGCGGGAAGCACAGGTGATTGTAGCGACATACGAGACTGGAGACTCAGAGGATTGA